ggagcaggagaacggaaaggctgaacggtgatgtgaacgaagcctctaaaatatatatatataaccatatTTGCATTTTCAGATACAGTTGAAGGACTGTCCAATGATGCGTCAAACTTGTCTGATGATAGTCCGTCTATGTCGTTCAGCAGCACCAGCACTATTGCATCACCACCTTCCAGCCAACCACATAGTACACCCAATGCACCCCGGCAAACAGGTAAGACATGATcaggtttttttcttattttttaatttGTGCATATATTTTGTCCACTCACATTTGAAAGAGTACATAGCAAGATTACTTGTGAACTTTTTTCTGTCTGTACGTTTCATATGTGTGTTATTATCTAATATTAGACATACCAATTTCTAACAAAAACACTATTGTGTTCTGTTGTATATTCCAGTTGAAAGGAGACGCTCGCAGCTGGATCTGCGCACAGTCATGGAGGATATGCGGGCAGCTGAGGAAAGGCAGCTGGAAAGGCTGGATAACCTTTCTGAGCGGAGGTTTCAGGCACTGCGTCAGGATGCCCAAGAAGCTATGCGCCAAGAGGCTGAAATTGCACGGCAACAGATGGAGCAGTTGGCTACATTCAACCAGGCCTTCCTGGGTGTCCTTGGGCAGCTTGTTCAAGTACTAGGAGCCAGTCGTGATCCCAGACCACCACCAAGGGAATAGTCCCTCTCTGCCAGCACTGTTCTGATGTAAAGATTGGAtgtaaatttgtatattttttagtaTATAGCAAGATTACTTTTTGTTTTGAAAATGCAAGACATGAGAGACCCTGGTTGTGTCTGATGTAAGGTAAACTTTATTTGACcaataaaaaatgaatacaacATTAAAAATTAAGTGTTAAGGTGTCGCATCAGAGCCTGACGTACCTCATTGCACTCTTCCTCCATATCCTGTGCTACTACCCGTACTGGCTCTTCTGCATTCGTATTCCAGTCCTGGTAGAAGTCTTCTCCATGTCTTTCACAAATATTGTGAAGAGCACAGCAAGTAAGCACCATGGCTTTTGCAAGTTCAATGTCACTGTCATTCCTTTTCATAAGACACCGCCATCTACCCTTTAGTCTTCCAAATGCATTCTCCACAACCACCCTTGCCCTGGATGTTTTCCTGTTGTAGATTTGCTGTTCTGGTGTCAGGCGGCCATTGTCAGCAAATGGTTTCAGGAGCCAATTTTGTAAAGGGTATGCAGAATCCCCGAGCACATAATAGCCAACATTCACCCCTGAAATGTTCCTAGTGTGACCAGAGTACAGGCCTCCCTGGCCAACCCAGTCCCAAAATGTTGACAATCTTAGAACTCGAGCATCATGCAAACTTCCAGGTTTTCCCACATTCACACTCCAGAATAGTCCTTTTCCATCCACTACTCCCTGGAGGATGATGGAATGTCAGCCTTTGCGGTTAAAATAGTCAGTGTGGTATACTTGTGGTGCTATTATTGGTATGTGTGAACCATCAATAGCGCCAACACACTGTGGAAGGCCCCACCTGTCCTCAAAGTAGTTAGCCATGTCTTTTAGCTTTTCACTGTCTGGAAAATGAACAATCTCAGGAGCTAGCAAAGTGCAGACAGCCTTACAGAAGTCCTGCACACACCGGCACACTGTTGATTTGCTCACACCGAAAAGGTGGCCTATACTTCGGTATTCACTGTTGGTAGCCAGCTTCCACAGTGCAATGGCAACTCTTTTCTTCACTGGCAAACTAGCTCTGAAGTTGGTGCTTTGCTTCTCCATTCCTGGACTTACCTTTGCACAAAGGTATCCAAAGGTTTCCTCCGACATTCTGAAATTGCGcagccactgtgtgtgtgtaaatcCGAGGACGGTCACATCCCACCACTCATTGGAACGGGGTAGAGCCCAAATGACTGGTCGGCGGCGCTGCTTTAACGAAAGGAAAAGCATCTGCCGTCTTTGTCTTTGTCGCACAAGCCTGTATTTCTCCTCCCGGCTCAAGATCCAAGATTGAAGTTTTCGTCTCTTTTGTGCTGTATTTCTCTTTGCCGCTCGCAATGTTCTGTCATACAGAGCAGCATGTATTTTAACTACCATACACCAAAATGCAAGTAGTGAAAACACGAGCTGCTGGATGACCTCCATTTTTGTTGTTTGTAGCGTCGCGTTTGTTGTCGCACTAGTGTGACGTCACGCTACGCATTTTTTTCCTAAACCACGTATGGACCCGGCGGACCGATTTGCAGTGGAGACGCTCAACTAAATAGACCGGACCATTACAAATCTTCCAAACTGTGCCGAGCCGAACCGATCCGCTCAGTGGAAacgaggcaatatagacaattctcaacggttcacaaactttcaagtgtCACTGTAGATAAAAGGAACAGTGCCAGAAATGTCTGCAATTATTCTGCCGTGTGAGAAAATACCATATTAATAAATATCTGTAATA
This portion of the Bufo gargarizans isolate SCDJY-AF-19 chromosome 1, ASM1485885v1, whole genome shotgun sequence genome encodes:
- the LOC122924834 gene encoding protein ANTAGONIST OF LIKE HETEROCHROMATIN PROTEIN 1-like → MSEETFGYLCAKVSPGMEKQSTNFRASLPVKKRVAIALWKLATNSEYRSIGHLFGVSKSTVCRCVQDFCKAVCTLLAPEIVHFPDSEKLKDMANYFEDRWGLPQCVGAIDGSHIPIIAPQGVVDGKGLFWSVNVGKPGSLHDARVLRLSTFWDWVGQGGLYSGHTRNISGVNVGYYVLGDSAYPLQNWLLKPFADNGRLTPEQQIYNRKTSRARVVVENAFGRLKGRWRCLMKRNDSDIELAKAMVLTCCALHNICERHGEDFYQDWNTNAEEPVRVVAQDMEEECNEVRQALMRHLNT